From a single Rosa rugosa chromosome 7, drRosRugo1.1, whole genome shotgun sequence genomic region:
- the LOC133722862 gene encoding putative disease resistance RPP13-like protein 1: protein MEFLSIFLSIGLTSAFLQVFVEKLANYCIKKIGKTRKLHDNLQKLARTLLKIQSLIDDVENKHSISNACRILIEEFRSVVLDADDLLDEIAAEETKSSKSIESKVADMLKRVQELAAEVEVYFISEISKRRPRQALAIPHGSSLVDESFVVGRKDEKEKLINWLVADNTKPNSHQDVSVSSIVGMGGTGKTTLAQLVYNDSTVAEKFPLRMWVCVSLDYDLVKITKSILESANKKVSELSDLDSIQIQLEKVINTKFLLVLDDMWNENPVDWDALKLLFRFAGSGSKVVVTTRSKIVSSIVTTTPSNIHILNAMPTEDCEGIIKKILRPSIAEPGNLTEMAAKCKGLPLAAKVVGNALRFKSQEEWDALLKFDFWNLAEDKNYIYPVLKLSYDHLPAYLKRCFAYCSIFPLGHQFQVDDLIQLWAAEGFIQAQGTRRIEDIGRDYFHELFASSFFEISENGSGERVYKMHDFIHYLARLVSTNLCFRSEENILWPISRTVRHWSLPHQNVRKETWEEFQRYDKLRTFILLSETPSNLVEVPVKFFEKMRCLRVLNLSNSGISSLSDDFAKLIHLRYLNLSGNAFKKLPESIANIHGLDTLKLNDCPQLLELPENLMKLIKLRHFSFERCPKITSMPKDVGRLTSLQTVDVFIAGRTTGYRIEELKNMKFLGAVGIKKLENVENRRSAMAAELENKQYLNKLELLWTEGDRGANIEREVLGGLKPHDGLKKLKVKGYCGKEFPEWIGGPAPSVCKLVSLCIHSCSKLDTLPSFDRLTLLKVLEIGNCPDLRSLPAELPRSLESLKIWGSKALEDSCKRSSGADWNRIEWIPTIEIEGQKIQTP, encoded by the coding sequence ATGGAGTTTCTCAGTATATTTCTCTCGATCGGCCTTACGTCCGCATTTCTGCAGGTCTTTGTGGAGAAACTTGCAAACTACTGTATTAAGAAGATAGGCAAGACTCGCAAGTTGCACGACAATCTCCAAAAGCTGGCAAGAACACTGTTGAAAATTCAATCTCTGATAGATGATGTAGAAaacaagcactccatctccaatGCTTGCCGGATTTTAATCGAAGAATTCCGGAGTGTTGTCCTTGATGCAGATGATTTGCTGGATGAGATTGCTGCTGAGGAGACAAAGTCCTCCAAATCGATCGAGAGCAAGGTAGCTGATATGCTTAAGAGAGTGCAGGAGTTGGCTGCAGAAGTGGAGGTTTATTTCATCTCAGAAATATCAAAGCGGAGACCTCGTCAAGCTCTGGCTATTCCTCATGGTAGTTCTCTGGTCGATGAGTCCTTTGTAGTTGGAAGGAAAGATGAAAAGGAGAAGCTCATCAACTGGTTGGTTGCTGACAATACAAAACCAAACTCTCACCAAGATGTTTCTGTGAGTTCAATAGTTGGTATGGGTGGCACGGGGAAAACAACACTTGCTCAACTCGTCTACAATGATTCAACTGTGGCTGAGAAATTTCCTTTGAGAATGTGGGTATGTGTTTCTCTAGACTATGATTTGGTTAAAATCACTAAATCAATCCTTGAGTCCGCCAACAAGAAAGTTTCCGAGTTGTCAGATCTTGATTCTATTCAGATTCAACtagaaaaggtcatcaacaccAAGTTTTTACTTGTATTAGATGACATGTGGAATGAGAACCCGGTTGACTGGGATGCCTTGAAGTTGTTGTTTAGATTTGCAGGGTCTGGGAGCAAAGTTGTGGTAACTACTCGAAGTAAAATTGTTTCATCCATTGTTACCACTACTCCTAGTAATATTCATATTTTGAATGCTATGCCTACTGAAGATTGTGAGGGAATTATTAAGAAAATCTTGAGACCGAGTATTGCTGAACCAGGTAATTTAACAGAGATGGCGGCCAAGTGCAAAGGTCTTCCTTTGGCGGCCAAAGTCGTTGGAAATGCTCTGCGTTTCAAGTCACAAGAGGAGTGGGATGCCCTGCTAAAATTTGATTTTTGGAACTTGGCTGAAGATAAGAACTATATCTATCCAGTACTTAAGCTTAGCTATGATCATTTGCCAGCTTATTTGAAAAGATGTTTCGCTTATTGTTCAATTTTCCCTCTTGGTCATCAATTTCAAGTGGATGATTTAATCCAATTGTGGGCAGCAGAAGGCTTCATCCAAGCCCAAGGGACAAGAAGAATTGAAGACATCGGAAGGGACTACTTCCACGAATTGTTTGCGAGCTCCTTTtttgaaatttcagaaaatGGTAGTGGTGAACGAGTGTATAAAATGCATGACTTTATTCACTACTTGGCGAGATTAGTTTCTACAAACTTATGCTTTCGTTCGGAGGAGAATATATTGTGGCCCATATCTAGAACTGTTCGGCATTGGTCTTTGCCTCATCAAAATGTTCGAAAAGAGACGTGGGAAGAATTCCAAAGGTATGACAAACTGAGGACATTTATCTTGCTTTCTGAAACCCCATCTAATCTTGTCGAAGTCCCTGTAAAATTTTTTGAAAAGATGCGTTGCCTAAGGGTTCTGAATTTGAGCAATAGTGGCATATCTAGCTTGTCTGATGATTTTGCAAAATTGATACACCTTCGTTACCTCAATCTCAGTGGTAACGCTTTCAAAAAGTTGCCAGAGTCTATAGCAAATATACATGGGTTAGATACACTTAAGCTGAATGATTGTCCTCAACTTCTTGAATTGCCGGAGAACTTAATGAAGTTGATTAAGCTGCGACATTTTTCCTTTGAGAGATGTCCCAAAATCACTTCCATGCCAAAAGATGTGGGGAGATTAACTAGTCTACAAACAGTAGATGTCTTTATAGCGGGAAGAACCACAGGATATCGAATTGAGGAGCTTAAGAACATGAAATTTCTTGGTGCTGTTGGCATTAAAAAACTTGAGAATGTGGAAAATCGCCGATCTGCTATGGCTGCTGAGTTGGAGAACAAGCAATATCTAAACAAGTTAGAGTTGTTGTGGACAGAGGGAGATCGAGGTGCAAACATTGAAAGAGAAGTTCTTGGTGGTCTTAAACCTCATGATGGGTTGAAAAAGTTGAAAGTAAAAGGTTACTGTGGTAAAGAATTCCCAGAATGGATAGGTGGTCCAGCACCATCAGTTTGCAAGCTCGTTAGTCTTTGCATTCATTCTTGTTCAAAACTGGACACTCTACCTTCATTTGATCGCCTAACTTTGCTCAAAGTGCTAGAGATTGGCAATTGCCCCGATCTTCGATCATTGCCGGCAGAACTACCTAGATCACttgaaagtttgaaaatttgggGCAGTAAGGCTTTAGAGGACAGCTGCAAAAGGAGTAGTGGTGCAGATTGGAACCGGATCGAATGGATCCCCACCATAGAGATTGAGGGTCAGAAAATTCAGACTCCTTAG